From Vagococcus jeotgali, one genomic window encodes:
- a CDS encoding DUF1054 family protein, with protein sequence MKMFDDKSFDVFNIEGLEARMVGIREVIQPIFNELDTYFVDELSSEVGEVLPIHIAQHRRRTANAPDFTWSAMGGDKRGYKKYPHFQLGITPEYALMWLSFIDNPEFEVDMAELMLENLAWFTQLPSEMMINTDHTKNNYHSLEKEQLVKDLTRFKTVKKGEFQIGRVLTREKLVKLSQDEAREYMLETYKSLVPIYLACMSLRQANTSKS encoded by the coding sequence ATGAAAATGTTTGATGATAAGTCATTTGATGTGTTTAACATTGAAGGATTAGAGGCAAGAATGGTTGGGATTAGAGAGGTGATTCAACCGATTTTTAATGAATTAGACACTTATTTTGTAGACGAGTTGTCTTCTGAAGTCGGGGAAGTCTTACCTATACATATCGCCCAACATAGAAGAAGAACAGCGAATGCTCCTGATTTTACATGGAGTGCCATGGGGGGAGATAAACGTGGCTATAAAAAATACCCACATTTTCAGTTAGGTATCACCCCAGAGTATGCGCTCATGTGGTTATCATTTATTGATAATCCAGAGTTTGAAGTGGATATGGCTGAGTTGATGCTAGAGAACTTAGCATGGTTTACTCAGTTGCCTAGTGAGATGATGATAAATACAGATCACACTAAAAATAATTATCATAGTTTAGAAAAGGAGCAACTGGTTAAAGATTTAACTCGGTTTAAAACGGTGAAAAAAGGAGAATTTCAAATAGGTAGAGTTTTAACTAGGGAAAAATTAGTTAAATTAAGTCAAGATGAAGCTAGAGAATATATGTTAGAAACTTATAAATCTTTAGTCCCGATTTACTTAGCTTGTATGTCTTTAAGACAAGCTAATACAAGTAAATCTTAA
- a CDS encoding TetR/AcrR family transcriptional regulator yields MTSFLERRGIMPKETFLNLPLDKLTRIDNILLDIFFNQPVSQVSVSQIVEQMNMSRGAFYKYFEDLEDAYEYTVRKHALVVHQDILFHIRQHQENFFLGIEQYLVWCTSLDVSHPYYKGLKLLTHSGEQQTIKRRPLSTSSKELIEWITLLEKNQFAIQDTDEAVSLLYFIMELVMTSISDYIVNDWYQEELIKDYRYKTKWLLNGLKS; encoded by the coding sequence ATGACAAGTTTTTTAGAAAGAAGGGGTATTATGCCTAAGGAAACATTCCTAAATCTTCCCTTAGATAAGCTAACTAGGATAGACAATATCCTTTTAGATATTTTTTTTAATCAACCAGTTAGTCAAGTGAGCGTCTCACAAATTGTGGAGCAGATGAATATGTCTCGTGGTGCTTTTTATAAATATTTCGAAGACTTAGAAGATGCTTATGAATATACCGTTAGAAAACACGCCCTGGTTGTTCATCAAGATATTTTATTTCATATTAGACAGCATCAAGAAAATTTCTTTTTAGGCATTGAACAATATTTAGTTTGGTGTACTTCTCTAGATGTGAGTCATCCCTATTACAAGGGACTGAAACTTTTAACTCACTCAGGCGAACAACAAACAATAAAAAGAAGACCTTTATCTACCTCATCTAAAGAATTAATAGAATGGATAACTCTCCTTGAAAAAAATCAGTTTGCTATTCAAGATACTGATGAAGCCGTCAGCCTACTCTATTTTATTATGGAGCTTGTGATGACTTCTATTTCCGATTATATTGTAAACGATTGGTATCAAGAGGAGCTAATTAAGGATTATCGTTACAAAACAAAATGGTTGCTAAATGGACTAAAATCATAG
- a CDS encoding ABC transporter permease, with product MFLALKEMTYSKLRYTLIIGIMFLISLVVFLLSGLANGLSTEFRQVIDQWDAKEIVLSEESNKVLAASQLSMEDLEFVSSNDKSPLGIYSSAIGDSSDKTNITFFGTTTDAFFLPEMTHGEPFKKENEVVISQNLADKGYDIGDTITLGSEETPVKVVGIFPETSYVVTPVMYGSVKVVAELKFGKQMVAQNENFPINAILTNSTTNLDSDHLVGLSTQELIENLPGYSEQSLTLNAMIYFLFVIAAAVIAIFMYVITLQKTAIFGVMKVQGINTWFISKSIIAQSFLVGVFGVVLAAVVTYGLSFVFPAAMPFAIDIKQWLIYGVILIIVSIIGGLFSTITVNKVDPINAIGG from the coding sequence ATGTTTCTAGCATTAAAAGAAATGACATATTCAAAGCTACGTTATACCTTGATTATCGGGATTATGTTTTTAATCAGTCTAGTTGTTTTTTTACTATCAGGTCTAGCAAATGGTTTATCTACTGAATTTAGACAAGTGATAGATCAGTGGGATGCCAAAGAAATTGTTTTATCTGAAGAATCAAATAAAGTCCTGGCTGCCTCTCAGTTAAGTATGGAAGATTTAGAATTTGTCAGCTCAAATGACAAATCACCATTAGGTATTTATAGTAGCGCTATTGGAGATAGTAGTGATAAAACAAATATCACCTTTTTTGGTACAACTACTGATGCTTTTTTCTTACCAGAGATGACTCACGGTGAACCATTTAAAAAGGAAAATGAAGTTGTTATTTCACAAAACTTAGCTGATAAAGGTTATGACATTGGAGATACTATTACATTAGGTAGTGAAGAGACACCAGTAAAAGTCGTAGGTATTTTTCCTGAAACATCATATGTTGTCACACCTGTGATGTATGGTTCTGTTAAGGTCGTAGCTGAACTTAAATTTGGTAAACAAATGGTAGCTCAAAATGAGAACTTTCCAATCAATGCTATTTTAACCAACAGTACTACAAATCTAGATAGTGACCATTTAGTAGGATTATCAACTCAAGAATTAATTGAAAATTTACCTGGATACTCTGAACAAAGTCTAACGCTAAACGCCATGATTTACTTCTTATTTGTCATTGCTGCTGCTGTTATTGCGATCTTTATGTATGTCATCACCCTACAAAAAACAGCCATATTTGGTGTCATGAAAGTTCAAGGTATTAACACTTGGTTTATCTCTAAATCAATTATTGCTCAATCATTTTTAGTTGGTGTATTTGGTGTCGTACTTGCCGCTGTTGTCACTTATGGGTTAAGCTTTGTCTTTCCTGCTGCTATGCCTTTTGCAATTGATATCAAACAATGGCTAATTTATGGTGTTATTTTAATAATCGTTTCAATCATTGGTGGTTTATTCTCAACTATTACTGTAAACAAAGTCGATCCAATAAATGCAATCGGAGGGTAA